Proteins from a single region of Apium graveolens cultivar Ventura chromosome 7, ASM990537v1, whole genome shotgun sequence:
- the LOC141674929 gene encoding uncharacterized protein LOC141674929, with protein MALIENRINDRKDCILGAARSNLAYQKFMFTVYPKFGFSLDTKNIDQILSFVHDFERHNLMNAGDKVFSITYVVAYALTNSHHSIDYKKNEYIELDDVFSEIGSVEEKQFSEISPLDNSWTIDIAKNKRILGQKSRKSFRKKTLDIGESSNKELLHSVSKRVDDLCQKLDLL; from the coding sequence ATGGCTTTAATAGAAAATAGAATCAATGACCGGAAGGACTGTATTTTAGGTGCTGCTAGAAGTAATTTAGCATACCAAAAATTTATGTTTACTGTCTACCCTAAATTTGGTTTTAGTCTAGATACAAAAAATATTGATCAAATATTATCTTTTGTGCATGATTTTGAAAGACACAATTTGATGAATGCAGGTGATAAAGTATTTAGCATAACTTACGTTGTCGCTTATGCTTTAACTAATAGTCATCATAGTATAGACTATAAAAAGAATGAATATATCGAATTAGATGATGTATTCTCAGAAATAGGATCTGTAGAAGAGAAGCAATTCTCAGAAATCAGTCCTTTAGATAATTCTTGGACAATTGATATTGCAAAAAATAAACGAATTTTAGGACAAAAGTCTAGAAAGAGTTTTAGAAAAAAAACTTTAGATATTGGTGAATCTTCCAATAAAGAATTACTTCATAGCGTCTCTAAGAGAGTTGATGATTTATGTCAGAAACTGGATCTCCTGTGA